Proteins encoded in a region of the Maridesulfovibrio bastinii DSM 16055 genome:
- a CDS encoding transposase, whose amino-acid sequence GTTEGFHRKMKLIQRRAYGFRNFENYRLRVRILCG is encoded by the coding sequence ACGGAACAACCGAAGGATTTCATCGCAAGATGAAGCTCATCCAGAGGCGAGCATACGGGTTTAGAAATTTTGAAAATTATCGGCTGCGTGTGCGGATTTTGTGCGGCTAG